The window TAGTTAAGCCCTCCATCGCCGATGATACTGCATGGTAGCGTGTGGGAAAGTAGGTCGTTGCCAAGAAATGTTTCCAAAGCCCCGATTCGAAAGAATCGGGGCTTTTGCTGTTTTGCGCCGGGGGGGGATTTGGCGTTATCCGACATAGGAGACTGACAGAGACGGACTGCCTGCTTCATCGACGACGATTTTGACAAGGGCCAGCGGTCTCGTCCCGGACAGCTCAATTGTACATTGGGCCAGCATCGCCTCCACGGGCAAGCCTCCGGTGCCCGCTTCGTCGCCATTGTCCACCACCTGTCCTACCCGCGCGGGAGTGCCGGGGGCCAACAGCCCGAGATGGTAGACAGGCGCCATCTTGAAGATGACGTTCTCGTTGCTCAGAATGTTTTCCATGTACAGCGCCCCGACCATGTTCACGCCCATGCCAACATTAACCTCAATGCCGGACCTGTTTTCTACGATCACATCGTCCTTGATGACCGTGCCCACGTCAGGGACGGGAACCAGCCTGAAAGGATCCGGGTCTGTTTCGGAGCTGTATTCCAGCCGCCACCGGGTGTGCAGGGCCACAGGCCATGTCTTGTCCTGAATGAGGGCGTCATCCTCTCGGGACCCAAGGACCACTGCAGGAGCATCGGACCATGTGAGGGGCAGGCTTGCCTTGGGCGGCGCCTCGCCTGTCATCCAGACCACGCTGGCGCAATGCCTGGCTTGTGGCAGTCGCAGGAACAAGACATAGTTGAAGGGAATTTCCGCGGGGTTGATGATGGTCAGTCCCAATTGCATCGTTTATCTCCGTGAGTTGGGCGGCGGCCACCTGGTGGCCGCCGCCGGTTAAGTGTTAGCGCCGCGAGTAGGCGGTGGAGCACTCGATGGCGTCACCCTGGCGGATGGCGGTGATGGTGGCCACGTTGGAGCCCTCGGCAAAGCCGAGCTTGAAGGGCCCGACTTCGACGTTGCTGCTGATGACCTCGCCGATGACCACGTCGCGGAACAGGCCCACCCAGTAGATGGGAGTCACCTTGAACTGGGCCGAGGCGTTGCTCAGGACATTGCGCTTGAAGACCGAACCCATGCCGGACATGCCGATGCCGGGATTGGCCTCCAGGCCGGACTTGTTGTTGATGACGATGTGGTCCGCCTGGGTCGAATCCAGGGCATCGACCAATTCCAGCTGCTGAACGCCGTCCTTGTAGACGATGTCCCACTCGAAGCCCAGGTGTGCATCAAGGGTCTGGGAGGCGTAGTAGACGCCCAGCGGGGTGTCCTGCCTGTAGGCGGCGAGGGACACATTGTAGTTCACCTCCCAGAAGACACCGCTGGAACCGGACTTGGGCACGGTGGTCAGCTTCCATGCCACGCTGTCGAGGCCGATGGAATTGGGCAGGGTCTGGTACACGGCCATGCTCCAGGTGCGATCCGTGGCGTTGTCGAAATTGACGTAATACTTGTCCATGAGACTCTCCTTTGCTGGTTGATGTTTCCGTCCGTGGCGCCTGAACGGTGTATGGAAAGACGCGATCCGCCGCGTCATTTCGCCTTGCCTGCGATTCTGATGAACCGGCCCGGCGTGGTGTGGAAGATTTGCCGGAACTTGATGCGAAACTGTTGCGGCTTGGCAATGCCCAGCCGCTGGGCGATCTCCTCCACGGTGGTCCGCTCCGTGGCGGCCATGATAATCCGCGACCGCACCGCCTTTTCCTGATCAATGTAGCTTGACAGAGAGAGGTTCAGATCCTCCTTGAACCGCTTGGAAAGGTAACTCTTGTTGACCTGAAAGGTCTCCGCGATGGAGTAGCGCGTGAGTTGAGTCAGCTCCTCGTTGGTACACGTCATGATGTACAGGGCGATTGTTTCGGAAAGATTGAAGTGTTTCATGGGCCGCACCCTTTAATATCCTGTTTCAGATGTTTTTCGCATAGCCTGTATTTTAATAACGTAAACAGTCCCAAATCGTCGCCTCACACCAGACTGTGTGGGACTTTCCGGTGGGTACGAGCCGCGCCTATCTTGGCCTTGCGCCGCTGTCGTCAGCATGGCTCCGGGCATCAAAGGAGGATTTGGACATGAGGAAATTGCGGATAAGAGAAGTGGATTTCGAAGCGGTCAGGCTGTCCAGGCAGGGACTGGACCGGGTGGACGCGGTCCTTGGCGAGGCGGTTGCCAGCCTGTTGGGCGGCCGGATAAGGAATGTGGTCGGCGTGGGCCGGGGGCACAAGTGGGTGGGCGGCCTAGCCAGGGCCGAAGCCTGCATCCAGGTGCAGGTGGCGGAAAAGGTGGATGCCGACCGTCTGGACGAAAGGGACCGCATCCCGGAGAGCATCGGCGATGTCAGGACCGATGTGGTGGAGGTTGGTCACGTTGTCTTCAGCGAGCTGAAGAACAAGGTGCGGCCCCTGGAGTCGGGATACAGCGTGGGGGCGATCCACAAGGGGGCCAAGTCCACCGGCACGCTGGGCGCTTTTGCCACCTGCTTGGTGGGGTCGCAGAAGCACTTCTTTATCCTCAGCTGCAACCATGTGCTGGCGAATAACAACGTCTTCCCGGCTGGCACCGAAGTCATTCAGCCCGGCCCCAATGACGGCGGCACGATCCTGGAAGCCGTGGGGCAGCTCTGGGCCTTCGTTCCCCTGTCGACAACCCAGGACAACCTGGTGGACACGGCCTTGGCCACGGTGGAGGAGGATCTGATCATCCCGATCCGGCCGTATGTGGCCCAGTGCGTTCCGGCTGCCGAAATCACCATCGGCATGGCAGTAATGAAAAATGGCAAAACCACAGAACTGACCGCCGGGGTGGTCACAGCGGACAAGGTGACCATCATGGTCGCAGATGCAGCCGGCAACCACTACACGATGACTGATCAATTGACGGCCAGTTACCGCAGCGAGGGGGGTGACTCCGGTGCGCTGGTGGTATCGCGGCAGAGCAACAAGGCAGTGGGGCTGCACTTTGCCGGAACGCCGGGAGTGGCGGCCTACATGAATGTCATGGAGAACGTGCTTGGGGCTCTTAAGGTCTCCCTGTACTAACCGATAGAACCGGAGCGTGAGGCTGCGCGGCGTGGGAAAGGGGGGCGTCCCCCTTTCCTG of the Pseudodesulfovibrio alkaliphilus genome contains:
- a CDS encoding helix-turn-helix domain-containing protein, coding for MKHFNLSETIALYIMTCTNEELTQLTRYSIAETFQVNKSYLSKRFKEDLNLSLSSYIDQEKAVRSRIIMAATERTTVEEIAQRLGIAKPQQFRIKFRQIFHTTPGRFIRIAGKAK